The following proteins are co-located in the Pseudomonas cavernae genome:
- the argE gene encoding acetylornithine deacetylase, producing MPLPSLKEQFAALIAAPSVSCTQAHLDQSNRGVIELLAGWLGDLGFHCETQEVSPGKFNLLASYGSGPGGLVLAGHSDTVPYDAALWHSDPLQLTERDGRWIGLGVCDMKGFFPLIIEAVQPLLDQPFKQPLLILATCDEESSMAGARALAAAGRPLGRAAVIGEPTGLKPIRLHKGVMMERIDILGQSGHSSDPSLGHSALEAMHDAIGALKQLRQQWQQEFNNPQFSVPQPTLNFGCIHGGDNPNRICGQCALEFDLRPLPGMDPEQLRAAIRAKLQPLAALHQVRIDYAPLFPSVPPFEQPAAAELVRLAERLTGHAAESVAFGTEAPYLQQLGCETIVLGPGDIACAHQPDEFLDLSRLQPTVRLLRELIGHYCLSPN from the coding sequence ATGCCCCTGCCATCCTTGAAAGAGCAATTCGCCGCGCTGATCGCCGCGCCCTCGGTGAGCTGTACCCAGGCGCACCTGGATCAGTCCAACCGTGGGGTGATCGAGCTGCTGGCCGGCTGGCTCGGCGATCTCGGCTTTCATTGCGAGACGCAGGAAGTCAGCCCCGGCAAGTTCAACCTGCTGGCCAGCTACGGCAGCGGCCCCGGCGGCCTGGTGCTGGCCGGCCACAGCGACACCGTGCCCTACGACGCGGCGCTATGGCACAGCGACCCGCTGCAGCTCACCGAGCGCGACGGCCGCTGGATCGGCCTCGGCGTGTGCGACATGAAGGGCTTCTTCCCGCTGATCATCGAGGCCGTGCAACCGCTGCTGGATCAGCCGTTCAAGCAGCCGTTGCTGATCCTCGCCACCTGCGACGAGGAGAGCTCGATGGCCGGCGCCCGGGCCCTGGCCGCCGCCGGGCGGCCGCTGGGGCGCGCGGCGGTGATCGGCGAGCCGACCGGGCTGAAGCCGATCCGTCTGCACAAGGGGGTGATGATGGAGCGCATCGACATCCTCGGCCAGAGCGGCCATTCCTCCGACCCGAGCCTCGGCCACAGTGCCCTCGAGGCCATGCACGATGCCATCGGCGCGCTCAAGCAGTTGCGTCAGCAGTGGCAGCAGGAGTTCAACAACCCGCAGTTCAGCGTGCCGCAGCCGACCCTCAACTTCGGCTGCATCCACGGCGGCGACAACCCCAACCGCATCTGCGGCCAGTGCGCCCTGGAGTTCGACCTACGCCCGCTGCCGGGTATGGACCCGGAGCAGCTGCGTGCGGCGATCCGCGCCAAGTTGCAGCCGCTGGCCGCCCTGCATCAGGTGCGCATCGACTACGCGCCGCTGTTCCCCAGCGTGCCGCCGTTCGAACAGCCGGCCGCGGCCGAGCTGGTGCGCCTGGCCGAACGCCTGACCGGGCATGCGGCCGAGTCGGTAGCATTCGGCACCGAAGCGCCTTATCTTCAGCAGCTCGGCTGCGAGACTATAGTGCTCGGCCCGGGCGACATCGCCTGCGCCCACCAGCCGGACGAATTTCTCGACTTGTCACGCCTGCAGCCGACCGTGCGTCTGCTGCGGGAATTGATCGGCCACTATTGCCTGAGCCCGAACTGA
- the gshA gene encoding glutamate--cysteine ligase, which yields MSELLQRRRALLGAPEHLSLLGQSLHGIERECLRVDAQGQLALTPHAPALGSALTHPQITTDYSESLLEFITPAETDPAATLADLERVHRFVYSKLDGEYLWSASMPCPLPGEETIPIARYGSSHIGRLKYVYRQGLALRYGKTMQCIAGIHYNFSLPEALWPLLQQLDGDTQSQRDYQSASYIALIRNFRRYSWLLMYLFGASPALDAGFLRGRPHQLKQLDAQTLYLPYATSLRMSDLGYQSSAQSGLTPCYNALASYTDSLRQAVATPYPAYAELGTKRDGEWQQLNTNVIQIENEYYSSIRPKRVTYSGERPLQALLARGVQYVEVRCLDINPFLPLGIDLPEARFLDAFLLYCALQDSPLLAGDECRACTDNFLKVVKEGRRPGLHLQHRGEQIALRDWGHALLEQILPLAELLDQSQGGTAHAEALAAQRAKLDDPSLTPSAQVLASLQQHGESFAAFALRQSQAHAEYFRSQPLEAAQQTEFEALARQSLAEQAELEASQEGDFDAFVAAYQASILGLAV from the coding sequence TTGAGCGAGCTTCTGCAACGCCGCCGAGCCCTGCTCGGCGCCCCCGAACACCTGTCCCTGCTCGGCCAAAGCCTGCACGGCATCGAGCGCGAATGCCTGCGGGTCGATGCCCAGGGCCAGCTGGCGCTGACCCCGCACGCGCCTGCGCTGGGCTCGGCGCTGACCCACCCGCAGATCACCACCGACTATTCGGAGTCGCTGCTGGAGTTCATCACCCCGGCGGAAACCGACCCGGCGGCCACCCTCGCCGACCTCGAGCGGGTTCACCGCTTCGTCTACAGCAAGCTCGACGGCGAGTACCTGTGGAGCGCCTCGATGCCCTGCCCGCTGCCCGGCGAGGAGACTATTCCCATCGCCCGCTATGGCAGCTCGCACATCGGCCGCCTCAAGTACGTGTACCGCCAGGGCCTGGCGCTGCGCTACGGCAAGACCATGCAATGCATCGCCGGCATCCACTACAACTTCTCCCTGCCGGAAGCCCTGTGGCCGCTGCTGCAGCAGCTCGACGGCGACACGCAAAGCCAGCGCGACTACCAGTCGGCCAGCTACATCGCCCTGATCCGCAACTTCCGCCGCTACAGCTGGCTGCTGATGTACCTGTTCGGCGCCTCGCCGGCCCTGGATGCCGGCTTCCTGCGCGGCCGCCCGCACCAGCTCAAGCAGCTGGATGCGCAGACCCTGTACCTGCCCTACGCCACCAGCCTGCGGATGAGCGACCTGGGCTACCAGAGCAGCGCCCAGTCCGGCCTGACGCCCTGCTACAACGCTCTGGCCAGCTACACCGACAGCCTGCGCCAGGCGGTAGCCACGCCCTACCCGGCCTATGCCGAGCTCGGTACCAAGCGCGATGGCGAGTGGCAGCAGCTGAACACCAACGTGATCCAGATCGAAAACGAGTACTACTCGAGCATCCGCCCCAAGCGCGTCACCTACAGCGGCGAACGGCCGCTCCAGGCGCTGCTGGCGCGCGGCGTGCAGTACGTCGAAGTGCGCTGCCTGGACATCAACCCCTTCCTGCCGTTGGGCATCGATCTACCCGAAGCGCGCTTCCTCGATGCCTTCCTGCTCTACTGCGCGCTGCAGGACAGCCCACTGCTGGCCGGCGACGAATGCCGCGCCTGTACCGACAACTTCCTCAAGGTGGTCAAGGAAGGTCGGCGCCCGGGCCTGCACCTGCAACACCGCGGCGAACAGATCGCCCTGCGCGACTGGGGCCATGCGCTGCTCGAGCAAATCCTGCCGCTCGCCGAACTGCTCGACCAGAGCCAGGGCGGCACAGCCCACGCCGAGGCGCTGGCGGCGCAACGTGCCAAGCTCGACGACCCGAGCCTGACGCCCTCGGCGCAGGTGCTCGCCAGCCTGCAGCAGCACGGCGAAAGCTTCGCCGCCTTCGCCTTGCGCCAGAGCCAGGCGCATGCCGAATACTTCCGCAGCCAGCCGCTCGAGGCCGCGCAACAAACGGAGTTCGAGGCCCTGGCGCGGCAGTCGCTGGCCGAGCAGGCCGAACTGGAGGCCAGCCAGGAGGGCGACTTCGACGCCTTCGTCGCCGCCTACCAGGCGAGCATCCTCGGCCTGGCGGTCTAG
- the rmf gene encoding ribosome modulation factor, protein MEPTEALPEDDRSNDDRQWSLDSLNKAYQQGYMAGLTGHPPSQQPYSAEVLAAAWEAGWDDGEEQYQRLLKSA, encoded by the coding sequence ATGGAGCCCACCGAGGCCCTACCTGAAGATGACCGGTCCAACGATGACCGCCAATGGAGCCTGGACAGCCTGAACAAGGCCTACCAGCAAGGCTACATGGCCGGTCTCACCGGCCACCCACCGAGCCAGCAACCCTACAGTGCGGAAGTGCTCGCCGCCGCCTGGGAAGCCGGCTGGGACGACGGTGAAGAGCAGTACCAGCGCCTGCTGAAAAGCGCCTGA
- a CDS encoding PaaI family thioesterase, whose amino-acid sequence MSESTNPGSAFSRLLGLEVVSAAEGRAEVHMKMHEGLGNVHGKLHGGALFSLIDTAMGQACHSLSGGVAQSVTLESKINYIRPVSAGELVCRAWVLHAGKRTLVVEADTYQGEKLVAKAQATFAQV is encoded by the coding sequence ATGAGCGAGTCCACCAACCCAGGCAGCGCCTTCAGCCGCCTGCTCGGCCTGGAGGTCGTCTCCGCCGCCGAGGGCCGCGCCGAGGTGCACATGAAGATGCATGAGGGCCTCGGCAACGTGCACGGCAAGCTGCACGGCGGCGCGCTGTTCTCGCTGATCGACACCGCCATGGGCCAGGCCTGCCACAGCCTCAGCGGCGGCGTGGCGCAGAGCGTGACCCTGGAGAGCAAGATCAACTACATCCGCCCGGTCAGCGCCGGCGAGCTGGTCTGCCGCGCCTGGGTGCTGCACGCCGGCAAGCGCACCCTGGTGGTCGAAGCGGACACCTACCAGGGCGAGAAACTGGTGGCCAAGGCCCAGGCCACCTTCGCCCAGGTCTGA
- the argA gene encoding amino-acid N-acetyltransferase yields MPEYVTWLRHASPYINAHRERTFVVMLPGDGVAHPNFGNIVHDLVLLHSLGVRLVLVHGSRPQIEARLAARGLAPHFHRDLRVTDGPTLECVIDAVGQLRIALEARLSMDMAASPMQGARLRVTGGNFVTARPIGVVEGIDYHHTGEVRRVDRKGIGRLLDERAIVLLSPLGYSPTGEIFNLACEDVATRAAIELGAEKLLLFGAEQGLLDADGKLVRELRPQQVAPHLQRLGNSYQAELLDAAAEACRGGVARSHIVSYAEDGALLTELFTRDGGGTLVTQEQFESLREASIEDVGGLIELITPLEQQGILVRRSREVLEREIGQFSIVERDGLIIACAALYPIADSDSGELACLAVNPEYRHGGRGDELLERIEERARAQGLKTLFVLTTRTAHWFRERGFEPSGVERLPTARASLYNYQRNSQIFEKTL; encoded by the coding sequence ATGCCCGAATACGTCACCTGGCTCCGCCACGCTTCGCCCTACATCAACGCCCACCGGGAGCGCACCTTCGTGGTCATGCTGCCCGGCGACGGCGTCGCCCATCCGAACTTCGGCAACATCGTCCACGATCTGGTGCTGCTGCACAGCCTCGGCGTGCGCCTGGTGCTGGTGCACGGCTCGCGTCCGCAGATCGAGGCGCGCCTGGCCGCGCGCGGGCTGGCGCCGCACTTCCACCGCGACCTGCGGGTCACCGATGGGCCGACCCTGGAGTGCGTGATCGATGCCGTCGGCCAGCTGCGCATCGCCCTCGAGGCGCGCCTGTCGATGGACATGGCCGCCTCGCCGATGCAGGGCGCACGCCTGCGCGTGACCGGCGGCAACTTCGTCACCGCGCGGCCGATCGGCGTGGTCGAGGGCATCGACTACCACCACACCGGCGAGGTGCGCCGGGTCGACCGCAAGGGCATCGGCCGCCTGCTCGACGAGCGCGCCATCGTCCTGCTGTCGCCGCTCGGCTACTCGCCCACCGGCGAGATCTTCAACCTCGCCTGCGAGGACGTGGCGACCCGCGCGGCCATCGAGCTGGGCGCCGAGAAGCTGCTGCTGTTCGGCGCCGAGCAGGGCCTGCTCGACGCCGACGGCAAGCTGGTGCGCGAGCTGCGTCCGCAGCAGGTCGCCCCGCATCTGCAGCGGCTCGGCAACAGCTACCAGGCGGAACTGCTGGATGCCGCCGCCGAGGCCTGCCGTGGCGGCGTGGCGCGCAGCCATATCGTCAGCTATGCCGAGGACGGCGCGCTGCTCACCGAGCTGTTCACCCGCGATGGCGGCGGCACCCTGGTGACCCAGGAGCAGTTCGAGTCGCTGCGCGAGGCGAGCATCGAGGACGTCGGCGGCCTGATCGAGCTGATCACCCCGCTGGAGCAGCAGGGCATCCTGGTGCGCCGTTCGCGCGAGGTGCTCGAGCGCGAGATCGGCCAGTTCAGCATCGTCGAGCGCGACGGCCTGATCATCGCCTGCGCCGCGCTGTATCCGATTGCCGACTCCGACAGCGGCGAGCTGGCCTGCCTGGCGGTCAATCCCGAATACCGCCATGGCGGGCGCGGCGACGAACTGCTGGAGCGCATCGAGGAGCGCGCGCGGGCCCAGGGGCTGAAGACCCTGTTCGTGCTCACCACCCGCACCGCCCACTGGTTCCGCGAGCGCGGCTTCGAGCCGAGCGGGGTCGAGCGCCTGCCGACCGCGCGCGCCTCGTTGTACAACTATCAGCGCAACTCGCAGATCTTCGAGAAGACGCTGTAG